In Methanofollis fontis, the following proteins share a genomic window:
- a CDS encoding HdeD family acid-resistance protein: protein MTDETLPGTVPGGVETDLFPWWLVVLQGFVTLMLGLFLLMQPGMTLLVLVTFIGIYWFITGIFAIVSLVLDRTDLVWKAIIAVLGIIAGILVTTYPLYSTVLIATFFAILIAVWGILIGITSLARGVSGGGCTAAVLGILSIIIGIILLARPLLTAASLVLILGVFAVIGGVMAIVAGIRMRR, encoded by the coding sequence ATGACAGATGAAACGCTTCCCGGCACTGTGCCGGGTGGAGTGGAGACCGACCTCTTCCCCTGGTGGCTGGTAGTGCTGCAGGGGTTCGTCACCCTCATGCTGGGGCTGTTCCTGCTGATGCAGCCGGGGATGACGCTGCTCGTGCTTGTCACCTTCATCGGGATCTACTGGTTCATCACCGGGATCTTTGCAATCGTCAGCCTGGTGCTGGATAGAACGGACCTGGTCTGGAAGGCGATCATCGCCGTGCTGGGGATCATCGCCGGCATCCTGGTGACGACCTACCCGCTCTACAGCACCGTGCTCATCGCCACCTTCTTCGCCATCCTGATCGCGGTCTGGGGGATCCTCATCGGGATCACAAGCCTGGCACGGGGTGTGAGCGGCGGAGGATGTACCGCCGCCGTCCTCGGCATTCTCAGCATCATCATCGGCATCATCCTGCTCGCACGCCCCCTCCTGACGGCGGCGTCCCTGGTGCTCATCCTGGGGGTGTTCGCCGTCATCGGGGGAGTGATGGCGATCGTTGCCGGAATCAGAATGCGCAGGTAA
- a CDS encoding anaerobic sulfatase maturase, with protein sequence MGPPAFHLMAKPTGARCNLRCTYCFYLQKAGLYPDGTFRMSDAVLESYIRQVIDAHRSPLVTVAWQGGEPTLMGLDFFERAMEIQQRYRRGGTAIQNTIQTNGTLLDDSWAGFFRRHQFLVGISIDGPEEVHDAFRVDRAGRPTFGRAMTGLSLLRKHGVEHNILTCIHAANQERPLEVYRFLRDEAGGRHIQFIPVVERRGTAGVSVHSVGPEPFGRFLNTIFDEWVRHDVGSVFVQNFEAALAAWAGIPPGTCVSAPVCGTAPVLEHNGDVYVCDHYADPAHRLGNIMQTPLSNLMASPMRAAFGRSKLTGLPDYCRRCRVRFACNGGCPKDRFLTCPDGEAGLNYLCRGYRIFFTHIDAPMRFMAENLRRNGDPSDVMAWMRAKNARIR encoded by the coding sequence GTGGGGCCGCCGGCCTTCCACCTGATGGCAAAACCGACCGGGGCCAGGTGCAACCTCAGGTGCACCTACTGTTTTTACCTCCAGAAGGCCGGGCTCTACCCGGACGGCACCTTCAGGATGAGCGATGCGGTGCTGGAATCCTATATCAGACAGGTGATCGACGCCCACCGCTCACCCCTGGTGACGGTGGCATGGCAGGGGGGCGAACCCACCCTGATGGGGCTGGACTTCTTCGAGCGGGCCATGGAGATCCAGCAGCGCTACCGGCGGGGCGGGACGGCGATCCAGAACACCATCCAGACCAACGGCACCCTGCTGGACGATTCATGGGCCGGATTCTTTCGCAGACACCAGTTCCTGGTGGGGATCAGCATCGACGGCCCCGAAGAGGTGCATGACGCCTTCCGCGTTGACCGGGCCGGACGACCCACCTTTGGGCGGGCGATGACGGGGCTGTCCCTGCTCAGGAAACACGGCGTGGAGCACAACATCCTCACCTGCATCCATGCCGCCAACCAGGAGCGTCCCCTGGAGGTCTACCGCTTCCTGCGGGACGAGGCCGGGGGCCGCCATATCCAGTTCATTCCGGTGGTGGAGCGGAGAGGGACCGCCGGCGTGAGCGTGCATTCCGTTGGCCCCGAACCTTTCGGCAGGTTTCTGAACACGATCTTCGACGAATGGGTGCGGCACGATGTCGGGAGCGTGTTCGTGCAGAACTTCGAGGCCGCGCTGGCCGCATGGGCCGGGATACCCCCCGGCACCTGTGTCTCCGCCCCAGTCTGCGGCACCGCACCGGTGCTGGAGCACAATGGTGACGTCTATGTCTGCGACCATTATGCAGACCCGGCCCACCGCCTTGGAAACATCATGCAGACCCCCCTCTCCAACCTGATGGCCTCGCCGATGAGGGCGGCCTTCGGCAGGAGCAAACTCACCGGACTCCCCGATTATTGCCGGCGCTGCCGTGTACGCTTTGCCTGCAACGGCGGGTGCCCGAAGGACCGTTTTCTCACCTGCCCGGACGGCGAAGCCGGACTGAACTATCTCTGCAGAGGGTACCGGATTTTTTTCACCCATATCGACGCCCCCATGCGGTTCATGGCCGAAAATCTGAGACGAAACGGCGATCCTTCGGATGTGATGGCCTGGATGCGAGCGAAAAACGCCAGAATCCGATGA
- a CDS encoding arylsulfatase, with amino-acid sequence MTKRVREYRPGSAFPGVIGRTVDESTPAWPAPLRAKQGAPDVIVIVLDDTGFGHLGCYGSPIRTPNLDRLAAEGLLYTNMHTTALCSPTRSCILTGRNHHSNNMAGITEISTGYPGYTGVIPFENGFLPEMLLRHGYATFAIGKWHLTPAEQTSAAGPYDRWPLGRGFERFYGFLGGDTHQYYPELVYDNHQVDPPKTPEEGYTLNEDLADTAIRFIADTVQVAPDRPFFLYYCTGAMHAPHHVPEEWSDRYRGAFDDGWEAYREQVFRRQVDLGIVPEGTEMAAHDPDVPRWEDLPAEERRLYARMMEVFAGFLEQTDHHIGRIIDYLETIGRLENAIIMVISDNGASAEGGPTGSVNENKFFNYVPESLEENLAALDDLGGPKYFNHYPWGWTWAGDTPFRRWKRETYRGGISDPFIVHWPAGIRTSGEIRRHYAHAIDILPTLLEALGIEPPASIRGVAQSPIEGTSFAGTFDNAGAPERRTTQYYEMIGHRSIYHDGWKAVCPWPGPSFTEGGAFGQPISAETLRDLDARGWELYNLREDWAESRNVAADHPEVLQELITLWYIEAGKYSVLPLDGRGVERFAEPRPQITPDRKRYVYFPGTQGVPENTAVRVLNRSHVIAAITDIPPGGAEGVLLCHGGNTGGYTLFVQENRLHYIHNYVGSRVFHLVSGEEVPEGRVVLSYQFEKNGEPEIKKGKGAPGTARLYFNEQMVAEMDLPLTTPILFGLGGSLTCGRSGGSPITPAYTPPFPFTGTLHRVVVDVSGERIEDHEAEIRLALARQ; translated from the coding sequence ATGACAAAAAGAGTGAGGGAGTACCGACCCGGGAGCGCCTTTCCCGGGGTGATCGGGCGGACCGTGGATGAATCGACACCCGCCTGGCCCGCTCCGTTGCGAGCGAAACAGGGAGCGCCGGACGTCATCGTGATCGTGCTGGACGACACCGGCTTTGGCCACCTGGGATGCTATGGGTCGCCGATCCGGACACCGAACCTCGACCGCCTCGCCGCGGAGGGTCTGCTCTACACCAACATGCACACCACCGCCCTCTGCTCGCCGACAAGGTCCTGCATCCTCACCGGGCGCAACCACCACTCCAACAACATGGCCGGGATCACCGAGATCTCCACCGGATACCCGGGGTATACCGGGGTCATCCCGTTTGAAAACGGTTTTCTCCCGGAGATGCTGCTCCGCCACGGCTATGCCACCTTCGCCATCGGCAAGTGGCACCTGACGCCAGCCGAGCAGACGAGCGCCGCTGGCCCCTACGACCGGTGGCCCCTCGGGCGCGGTTTCGAACGATTTTATGGATTTCTGGGCGGCGACACCCACCAGTACTACCCGGAACTGGTCTACGACAATCACCAGGTCGACCCACCGAAGACCCCGGAGGAGGGCTATACCCTGAACGAGGACCTCGCCGACACGGCGATCCGCTTCATCGCCGACACTGTCCAGGTGGCCCCGGACAGACCCTTCTTCCTCTACTACTGCACCGGGGCCATGCACGCCCCCCACCATGTGCCTGAGGAATGGAGCGACCGTTACCGGGGGGCCTTCGACGACGGCTGGGAGGCCTACCGGGAGCAGGTGTTCCGGCGGCAGGTGGACCTCGGCATCGTGCCTGAGGGGACCGAGATGGCCGCGCACGACCCCGACGTCCCCCGCTGGGAGGACCTCCCCGCCGAAGAGCGGCGGTTGTATGCACGGATGATGGAGGTGTTCGCCGGTTTCCTGGAGCAGACCGACCACCATATCGGGCGGATCATCGACTACCTGGAGACGATCGGGAGGCTGGAGAACGCCATCATCATGGTGATCTCGGACAATGGGGCCAGCGCCGAGGGCGGGCCCACCGGATCGGTCAACGAGAACAAGTTCTTCAACTATGTGCCCGAGTCCCTCGAGGAAAACCTGGCGGCACTGGACGACCTGGGCGGCCCGAAATACTTCAACCATTACCCCTGGGGCTGGACCTGGGCGGGCGACACCCCCTTCCGCCGCTGGAAACGGGAGACCTACCGCGGCGGGATCAGCGACCCCTTCATCGTCCACTGGCCCGCAGGCATCCGGACATCCGGGGAGATCAGGCGGCATTACGCCCATGCGATCGACATCCTCCCGACGCTGCTGGAGGCGCTCGGGATCGAGCCCCCGGCGTCGATCCGGGGGGTCGCCCAGTCGCCCATCGAGGGGACGAGTTTTGCCGGCACCTTCGACAACGCCGGGGCGCCGGAACGGCGGACCACCCAGTACTATGAGATGATCGGTCACCGCTCGATCTACCACGACGGCTGGAAGGCGGTCTGCCCCTGGCCCGGTCCGTCCTTCACAGAAGGAGGGGCCTTCGGGCAGCCGATCAGCGCCGAAACCCTCCGTGACCTGGATGCACGGGGCTGGGAACTCTACAACCTGAGGGAAGACTGGGCAGAGTCAAGGAATGTGGCTGCCGACCACCCGGAGGTGCTGCAGGAGCTGATCACCCTCTGGTACATCGAGGCCGGAAAATACAGCGTGCTCCCGCTCGACGGCCGCGGGGTCGAGCGTTTCGCCGAACCCCGCCCGCAGATCACCCCGGACAGGAAACGCTACGTATATTTCCCGGGCACCCAGGGCGTCCCTGAGAACACCGCCGTCCGGGTGCTCAACCGCTCGCACGTGATCGCGGCGATCACCGACATCCCTCCGGGCGGGGCGGAGGGGGTGCTCCTCTGCCACGGCGGCAACACCGGCGGCTATACTCTGTTTGTGCAGGAGAACAGGCTCCACTATATCCATAACTATGTGGGCAGCCGCGTTTTCCACCTGGTCTCCGGCGAAGAGGTGCCGGAAGGGCGGGTGGTGCTCAGCTACCAGTTCGAGAAGAACGGCGAGCCAGAGATTAAAAAGGGGAAAGGAGCACCCGGCACAGCCCGCCTATACTTCAACGAACAGATGGTGGCCGAGATGGACCTCCCCCTGACCACCCCCATCCTGTTCGGGCTCGGCGGCAGCCTGACCTGCGGGCGGAGCGGGGGATCCCCGATCACCCCCGCCTACACGCCGCCGTTCCCCTTCACCGGCACCCTCCACCGGGTGGTGGTGGACGTCAGCGGGGAGCGGATCGAGGACCACGAAGCCGAGATCAGGCTGGCCCTGGCCCGGCAGTGA
- a CDS encoding ligand-gated ion channel — protein MIRFWRGKHRPRTTERQAACLIFILLLLSVSIPAAAQIQESGSVQVLTERLETGETAFYDLAGLREGQDIYIHATGTSGNLDPFIAIAHPTIDREQMAADFVAGVEEAVSGGGDPLGVIPRIADRYFLAWDDDGGAGYAAALHFRVPADGDYVLDVMASPAREETFGDYRLTIGIDAPGVLDGTAGPTGSTIAVLDREASRLDMAVGEVAGTLTPEKTGTYHILGPVRQGDILYARVERTSGDLIPVIVLQDNGEKILAAGIATDGGGRASFTYTFTEATENSRIEVSGQERGGNATAGAYRLLVGINDPSVLGGAAEPHGGAVLIAPLLVAVGVEMDQITVVDQQAENFGVVANLWMQWNDPALAYSPDTCDCRIKIYREIDDFVAAEGTRWPEFTLYNQQGNRWTQNSLISIQPDGTATYYERFWVILQAPDFDFKNYPFDTQDFYIRVDSIYPEEAVFYTPWEEKTAVGTQLGEEEWYITGSDSGIGSIMITGINSRYSFHFTAQRHLTYYILRILVPILLIIVLSWIPFLLRDYGKRADIAGANLLLFIAFNFTIANDLPRLGYLTFLDSILVTTFMISGATVAYNLYLKWLATERQKEIAERIDRIIVWLYPLGYILAIALILIFFP, from the coding sequence ATGATACGTTTCTGGCGCGGCAAACACCGGCCCCGGACGACGGAGCGGCAGGCGGCATGCCTCATCTTCATCCTCCTCCTGCTCTCAGTCTCCATCCCCGCCGCCGCCCAGATTCAGGAGAGCGGCAGCGTCCAGGTGCTGACCGAACGGCTGGAGACAGGGGAGACGGCATTCTATGATCTCGCCGGACTGAGGGAGGGGCAGGACATCTATATCCACGCCACCGGCACCTCAGGCAACCTCGACCCGTTCATCGCCATCGCCCACCCCACGATCGACCGTGAACAGATGGCCGCCGATTTCGTGGCAGGGGTCGAAGAAGCCGTCAGCGGGGGCGGCGATCCCCTCGGTGTGATACCGCGGATCGCAGACCGTTATTTCCTTGCATGGGACGACGACGGCGGGGCGGGCTATGCCGCCGCCCTCCACTTCAGGGTTCCTGCAGACGGCGACTACGTCCTGGATGTGATGGCGTCGCCGGCCAGAGAGGAGACCTTCGGCGACTACCGCCTTACGATCGGTATCGATGCCCCCGGCGTGCTGGACGGCACGGCCGGACCGACCGGGAGCACCATCGCCGTGCTGGACCGGGAGGCATCCAGACTGGATATGGCCGTCGGGGAGGTGGCCGGCACCCTCACACCGGAAAAAACCGGCACCTATCATATCCTCGGCCCGGTGAGGCAGGGGGACATCCTCTACGCCCGTGTCGAACGCACCTCCGGCGACCTGATCCCGGTGATCGTGCTGCAGGACAACGGAGAAAAAATCCTGGCGGCCGGAATTGCCACCGACGGGGGAGGACGGGCCTCGTTCACCTACACCTTCACCGAAGCGACTGAGAACAGCCGTATCGAAGTCTCCGGTCAGGAGAGAGGGGGCAACGCCACTGCGGGTGCCTACCGCCTGCTGGTCGGGATCAATGACCCCTCGGTGCTCGGCGGCGCGGCCGAACCGCATGGCGGCGCCGTGCTGATCGCCCCCCTGCTCGTGGCGGTGGGGGTAGAGATGGACCAGATCACGGTCGTCGACCAGCAGGCGGAAAACTTCGGAGTGGTGGCCAATCTCTGGATGCAGTGGAACGACCCGGCCCTCGCCTACAGCCCGGACACCTGCGACTGCCGGATCAAGATCTACCGGGAGATCGATGACTTCGTGGCGGCAGAAGGCACGCGCTGGCCAGAGTTCACCCTCTACAACCAGCAGGGCAACCGCTGGACCCAGAACAGTCTGATCTCGATCCAGCCGGACGGAACGGCCACCTATTACGAGCGCTTCTGGGTGATCCTCCAGGCGCCGGACTTCGACTTCAAGAATTACCCCTTCGACACACAGGACTTCTACATCAGGGTCGACTCGATCTACCCCGAAGAAGCGGTCTTCTATACCCCCTGGGAGGAAAAGACCGCCGTCGGGACCCAGCTCGGCGAGGAGGAGTGGTACATCACCGGGAGCGATTCGGGGATCGGCAGCATCATGATCACTGGCATCAATTCCCGCTACTCCTTCCATTTCACGGCACAGAGGCACCTCACCTACTATATCCTGAGGATTCTGGTGCCCATCCTGCTGATCATCGTGCTCAGCTGGATCCCCTTCCTGCTCAGGGACTACGGCAAGAGGGCGGACATCGCCGGGGCAAACCTGCTCCTCTTCATCGCCTTCAACTTCACCATTGCAAACGATCTGCCGCGCCTGGGCTACCTTACCTTCCTGGACTCGATCCTGGTGACCACCTTCATGATCAGCGGGGCGACCGTCGCCTATAACCTCTACCTGAAATGGCTGGCGACCGAGCGGCAGAAGGAGATCGCCGAACGGATCGACCGTATCATCGTCTGGCTCTACCCCCTCGGCTATATTCTGGCGATCGCCCTCATCCTGATCTTCTTCCCCTGA
- a CDS encoding 50S ribosomal protein L11 methyltransferase produces the protein MHCPVCGDDHIQPAGDLLATLPAVFTPCSRCRPVRLGTNAPPPEEYAPAPPCTCGRRFIDAVFADIHRILTGAGIFDGTEALRTVGTPVTDPGFVMTAPPFLPPRSLVLLSPHPDRRTAERIVAEVPEVRGVVRTTPALPGIDPDGGTAAHELLAGCDVQANVFPTASGDIVIYKELSKLHIEFPRPHNPKIRAVEREIRRTNPRTFIDACCGAGTLGLAAALAGTPEVIFCDLWGPAVRWTAINIAVNRDSLLVDEVTLPHDGIEAVRRDRPVTVARADGDQHFRVCQGDYADLPPLLARPERSIAALDIFGKEERSACNAALERWRGAGGGNAFIP, from the coding sequence ATGCACTGCCCGGTCTGCGGAGACGACCATATCCAACCCGCCGGCGACCTGCTCGCCACCCTCCCGGCGGTCTTCACCCCCTGCTCACGCTGCCGCCCCGTCCGCCTGGGCACAAATGCCCCGCCGCCGGAGGAATATGCACCCGCCCCCCCCTGCACCTGCGGGCGACGGTTCATCGACGCAGTCTTCGCCGACATCCACCGGATCCTCACCGGGGCGGGGATCTTCGACGGCACCGAAGCCCTCAGGACCGTCGGCACCCCGGTCACCGACCCCGGTTTCGTGATGACCGCCCCCCCCTTCCTCCCCCCACGCTCCCTGGTGCTGCTCAGCCCCCACCCCGACCGAAGAACCGCTGAACGGATCGTCGCAGAGGTCCCGGAGGTGCGCGGGGTGGTGCGCACCACCCCCGCCCTCCCGGGTATCGACCCCGACGGCGGGACCGCTGCCCACGAACTGCTTGCCGGGTGCGACGTCCAGGCCAACGTCTTCCCGACCGCATCCGGCGATATCGTGATCTACAAGGAACTCTCGAAACTCCATATCGAGTTCCCGCGCCCGCATAACCCCAAGATCCGGGCCGTCGAACGGGAGATCCGGCGCACAAACCCCAGGACCTTCATCGACGCCTGTTGCGGCGCCGGCACCCTCGGTCTGGCGGCGGCCCTGGCCGGCACCCCGGAGGTGATCTTCTGCGATCTCTGGGGGCCGGCAGTCCGCTGGACGGCCATCAACATCGCCGTCAACCGCGATTCCCTGCTCGTCGACGAGGTCACCCTCCCCCATGACGGGATCGAGGCGGTGCGCCGCGACCGCCCCGTCACCGTCGCCCGCGCGGACGGCGACCAGCACTTCCGGGTCTGCCAGGGCGATTATGCCGATCTTCCCCCACTCCTCGCCCGCCCGGAGCGGAGCATCGCCGCCCTGGACATCTTCGGAAAAGAGGAGCGTTCTGCCTGCAATGCCGCCCTGGAGAGATGGCGGGGTGCCGGCGGAGGCAATGCATTTATCCCCTGA
- a CDS encoding malate dehydrogenase gives MSRVTIIGATGRLGSFASHAISGIPYVDEVLLSGRPGREQSLTALSHDLTDSCAARGSGTRITWSTDADDYADSDVIVVTSGVPRKEGQDRTDLALENARIIAPIARDIGKYAPEAIVLMITNPVDVMTAVALRYSGLEPRQVFGLGTHLDSMRLKALIASHFHVHVSEVHTRIIGEHGESMVPLWSATTIGGIRVTNLPAFAGIPVTNMVNRVKNSGSFIIKNSGATIYGPGDAIGTLVQTILGNENRILTVSSYIKSEVHNIGDVCIGVPARINRNGVFPVAIRIEESEIAAFQSSVEKIRGITQDVLEKMDMLRSSG, from the coding sequence ATGTCCAGAGTTACGATTATCGGAGCCACGGGAAGGCTTGGCTCTTTTGCTTCGCATGCCATTTCAGGTATCCCATATGTAGATGAGGTGCTCCTCTCCGGCCGACCGGGGAGAGAACAGTCGCTGACCGCACTCTCGCACGACCTCACCGACTCCTGCGCCGCACGCGGTTCGGGGACGCGCATCACCTGGAGCACCGATGCCGACGACTATGCAGATTCGGACGTGATCGTGGTCACATCCGGCGTTCCGAGAAAGGAGGGGCAGGACCGGACCGACCTCGCCCTCGAGAATGCCCGGATCATCGCACCGATCGCCAGAGACATCGGAAAATACGCCCCCGAGGCCATCGTGCTGATGATCACCAACCCGGTCGACGTGATGACGGCCGTGGCCCTCAGGTACTCGGGGCTCGAGCCCAGACAGGTCTTCGGCCTCGGCACTCATCTCGACTCGATGCGGCTGAAGGCGCTGATTGCCAGTCATTTCCACGTCCATGTGAGCGAGGTGCACACCCGCATCATCGGTGAGCACGGGGAGAGCATGGTCCCCCTCTGGTCGGCCACGACCATCGGCGGGATCCGGGTCACCAACCTCCCCGCCTTCGCCGGGATACCGGTGACCAATATGGTGAACCGGGTGAAGAACAGCGGGAGTTTCATCATCAAAAACAGTGGGGCCACGATCTACGGCCCGGGCGACGCCATCGGCACTCTCGTCCAGACGATCCTCGGGAACGAGAACCGCATCCTCACCGTCTCGAGTTATATCAAGAGCGAGGTCCACAATATCGGAGATGTCTGCATCGGGGTGCCGGCACGCATCAACAGAAACGGTGTCTTCCCGGTCGCCATCCGGATCGAAGAATCCGAAATCGCAGCATTCCAGAGCTCGGTCGAGAAAATACGGGGAATAACGCAGGACGTCCTGGAAAAAATGGATATGCTCAGATCATCCGGTTGA
- a CDS encoding elongation factor 1-beta — translation MGKVAVILKLMPESAEVPIEELKARVQTSVEGIDAIEAEPIGFGLSALKVAAVIEDEEGATDALESKLGAVEGIATAQIIDVNRMI, via the coding sequence ATGGGAAAAGTTGCAGTGATCCTGAAACTCATGCCCGAGTCCGCCGAGGTTCCGATCGAGGAGTTGAAGGCGCGGGTGCAGACCTCTGTTGAGGGCATCGATGCGATCGAGGCAGAGCCCATTGGATTCGGCCTCTCCGCCCTGAAGGTCGCCGCCGTGATCGAGGATGAGGAAGGGGCGACCGACGCCCTTGAGTCGAAACTCGGCGCCGTCGAGGGTATCGCCACTGCACAGATCATCGACGTCAACCGGATGATCTGA
- a CDS encoding zinc finger domain-containing protein, with protein sequence MAIQKCTSCNAPLAESGSTKFGCPICGTEIRRCAPCREQSIAYTCEKCGFQGP encoded by the coding sequence ATGGCTATCCAAAAATGCACGTCTTGCAATGCGCCGCTTGCCGAAAGCGGATCGACGAAGTTCGGCTGCCCGATCTGCGGCACCGAGATCCGGCGCTGTGCCCCCTGCCGGGAGCAGAGCATCGCCTACACCTGTGAAAAATGCGGATTCCAGGGGCCATAA
- a CDS encoding amino acid kinase family protein gives MFGFFPDHYIISRFTLFMEGAVVVKVGGSCMDAAAPVVEEILAAGRPALVVPGGGGFADSVRALAPPDTPAHWMAVCAMEQFGWYLTSFGLPSTRSVTPPDAPAILLPYIPLLEADPLPHTWEVTSDTIAAWVAGEIGAPLVLVKSVDRLRVDGREVDLLETPVACGDVDPCLIPYLLSRRIPAVAVNGRREGRLAALLQGEEVMCTRIGCRSFIADQVQRSPTQ, from the coding sequence ATGTTCGGATTCTTCCCCGACCATTATATAATCAGCCGCTTCACCCTCTTCATGGAGGGTGCGGTCGTCGTCAAGGTCGGCGGGAGTTGTATGGATGCGGCGGCCCCGGTCGTTGAGGAGATCCTGGCCGCGGGGAGACCCGCCCTCGTCGTCCCGGGCGGCGGAGGGTTCGCGGACAGCGTGCGGGCCCTCGCACCCCCGGACACCCCGGCCCACTGGATGGCCGTGTGTGCGATGGAGCAGTTCGGGTGGTATCTCACCTCCTTCGGGCTCCCCTCCACCCGCTCGGTGACGCCCCCCGACGCCCCCGCCATCCTCCTCCCCTATATCCCACTTCTGGAGGCCGATCCCCTCCCCCATACCTGGGAGGTCACCTCCGACACCATCGCCGCCTGGGTTGCCGGGGAGATCGGGGCCCCCCTGGTGCTGGTGAAATCGGTGGACCGTCTCCGTGTCGATGGAAGGGAGGTGGACCTGCTGGAAACCCCGGTGGCATGCGGGGACGTCGATCCCTGCCTCATCCCCTATCTCCTCTCCCGCCGGATACCGGCCGTCGCCGTCAACGGGCGGAGGGAGGGCAGGCTTGCCGCCCTTCTGCAGGGAGAGGAGGTGATGTGCACCCGTATCGGTTGCCGATCATTTATTGCCGATCAGGTGCAACGATCTCCCACTCAATAG
- a CDS encoding phospholipase D-like domain-containing protein has product MRAPIPPFVLLMLMLVLPASGVMITGFCPDTYAMDEPDEFIVLSGNGSLAGISITDGEGSIRFPDGASIAGRAVVARQAEGYLRVHGTLPDYEMMPTHPDVPDMIRSGDLRMANTQDSLNLLEDGVTVQEVAWPGMVAARQGQVHFLEDGAWDPHPRLIGQSDFAPETFENVSLTLFVSPDCSYEVVEAAIHSARYHINANLYEFTHPGIARMLAGALDRGVGLTILLEGGPVGGVPLEERAVARTLSGGGAAVMAMGTVGENHARYRFDHAKYMVIDNESVLLTTENFKESGIPECGRAGNRGWGVWVRDPAVAAYFNGVFRADSMGGDITPMAGGGEMVPADAVCRHPCFAPLTVEGARVTPVLSPETSALVLDLISGAEESIWIEQAYISNSTDGQPNRFLAAAIEAARRGVDVRVLLDSAWFNTADEEDNDEQAAWINALARAESLPLQARCADLEAAGLDKVHTKGVIVDNRSVLVSSMNWNDNSADFNREAGVIVDSTEAGRYFAGVFSADWESSSDAGEEIDVRLICAAAILAIFLAAAVIRRRRS; this is encoded by the coding sequence ATGCGGGCCCCCATCCCCCCCTTCGTCCTCCTCATGCTGATGCTCGTCCTGCCGGCCTCAGGGGTCATGATCACCGGCTTCTGTCCGGACACCTATGCGATGGACGAACCCGACGAATTCATCGTGCTTTCAGGGAACGGCAGCCTTGCCGGCATCTCGATCACCGACGGGGAGGGGAGCATCCGGTTCCCGGACGGGGCATCGATCGCGGGGCGGGCGGTGGTGGCGCGGCAGGCGGAGGGATATCTCCGGGTCCATGGCACCCTGCCCGACTACGAGATGATGCCGACGCACCCCGATGTCCCGGACATGATCCGCTCCGGCGACCTGAGGATGGCAAACACGCAGGACAGCCTCAACCTGCTGGAGGACGGTGTCACCGTCCAGGAGGTGGCATGGCCCGGCATGGTGGCGGCGCGGCAGGGGCAGGTGCATTTTCTTGAGGACGGTGCCTGGGACCCCCACCCCCGCCTCATCGGGCAGTCCGATTTCGCCCCTGAAACCTTCGAGAATGTCAGCCTCACCCTGTTTGTCTCGCCGGACTGCTCCTATGAGGTGGTCGAGGCGGCGATCCATTCGGCGCGGTACCACATCAACGCCAACCTCTACGAGTTCACCCATCCGGGGATCGCCCGGATGCTTGCCGGGGCGCTTGACAGGGGTGTCGGCCTCACCATCCTCCTGGAGGGGGGACCTGTGGGCGGGGTGCCCCTGGAGGAGCGGGCGGTTGCCCGGACACTCTCCGGGGGCGGGGCCGCGGTGATGGCGATGGGCACGGTCGGCGAGAACCATGCCCGCTACCGCTTCGACCATGCGAAGTACATGGTGATCGACAATGAGAGCGTGCTTCTGACCACCGAAAACTTCAAGGAGAGCGGCATTCCGGAATGCGGCAGGGCGGGAAACCGCGGCTGGGGGGTCTGGGTGCGGGACCCGGCGGTCGCCGCCTATTTTAACGGGGTGTTCAGGGCGGACAGCATGGGAGGCGACATCACCCCGATGGCGGGGGGAGGCGAGATGGTGCCGGCAGATGCCGTCTGCCGCCATCCCTGCTTTGCCCCCCTGACGGTGGAGGGAGCGAGGGTGACACCGGTGCTCTCACCGGAGACGAGCGCCCTGGTCCTGGACCTGATCAGTGGGGCGGAGGAGAGCATCTGGATCGAGCAGGCATATATCAGCAATAGCACGGACGGACAGCCGAACCGCTTTCTGGCGGCGGCGATCGAGGCCGCACGCCGTGGGGTCGATGTGCGCGTGCTCCTGGACTCGGCGTGGTTCAACACGGCGGATGAGGAGGACAACGACGAACAGGCCGCCTGGATCAACGCCCTGGCCCGTGCAGAGAGCCTCCCCCTCCAGGCAAGGTGCGCGGACCTGGAGGCGGCGGGGCTGGATAAGGTCCATACCAAGGGCGTGATCGTGGACAACCGGAGCGTTCTCGTCTCCAGCATGAACTGGAACGACAACTCGGCGGACTTCAACCGGGAGGCGGGCGTGATCGTCGATTCGACAGAGGCGGGCCGCTACTTTGCCGGCGTCTTCTCCGCAGACTGGGAGAGCAGTTCGGACGCCGGAGAGGAGATCGACGTGCGCCTCATCTGTGCGGCGGCGATCCTGGCGATCTTCCTGGCCGCGGCCGTCATACGGCGCCGGCGCTCATAA